In Edaphobacter aggregans, the sequence CAGAATGACGACAAAGAACAATGCCAACCGTTATGTGGGAAGATTGGCTCCTTCGCCGACTGGATTGCTGCATGTAGGCCATGCCGCGACATTCTGGGCAGCGCATGAGCGTGCGCGGGAGTATAACGGCAGGCTGTTGCTGCGTAATGAGGATCTTGATCCGCAGCGGTCGAAGGTTGAGTTTGTGGAGGCGATGGTTGAGGATCTCGCGTGGCTGGGGATTGAGTGGGAGCCTCCGATGATTTCCCAGTCGGAACGTAGGGAGTTGTATCGTGCTGCGTTCGAGCGGTTGCTGGAGGCGGGGTTTGTTTATCCGTGTCGTTGCAGCCGGAAGGATCTGGCGCGGATGATGCACGCTCCGCATGAGGATGTAGATGATGAGCTGGTGTATGACGGACGGTGTCGGCCTGCGGGTGAGGCTCTATCGCGGAGTCTCGTGCCGGAGATGAATTACCGGTTTCGGGTTTCGGATGGTGAGGTTGTTCGTTTTGTCGATGGCGATGTGGGGGCACAGAACTTTACGGCGAGGGTGGACTTTGGGGATTTTCTGGTCTGGCGTAAGGATGGCTTGCCGAGTTATCAGCTTGCTTGTGTTGTCGATGATGCGGCGATGGGGATTACTGAGGTTGTGCGAGGGACTGATCTGTTGAAGTCGACGGCGCGGCAGATCTTGCTGCAACGTGCGCTGGGCTTGGGTGGGGTTGAGTATTTTCATACACGGCTGATGGTGGATGAGCATGGTGTGCGGCTGGCGAAGCGGCATGATGCGCTGGCGATTCGTACGCTGCGGGAGCATGGGTTGAGCCGTGAGGATGTACTGGCGATGGCTGGTTAAGGCGGATGACAGTTGTCATGTTGTTTCGTGACGATCTCCACTGTTGCAATGCAGCGGATGGGAAGATGCTCTTTTGTGTTGGCAGATGATGAAGGAGGCGTAGGATGCCCGCTACTGCACTGATACGAGAGACGGAGATTGAACGATATGCTTCGGCGATTGAGCCGCAACAGGCGGTTGCTACGTTGACCGGCGTGACGAAGCGCTATGGCGATACGCTGGCGCTGGATGAGTTGAACCTGGCTCTGCGGGCGGGCGAGGTTGTGGCGCTGTTGGGGCCGAATGGCGCGGGCAAGTCGACGGCGGTGCGGTTGCTGCTGGGATTGATTGCTCCTACTGCGGGTACGGCGCGGGTGTTTGGTGGTGATCCGCAAACGCCATCGACGCGGCTGCGGGTGGGTGCGATGCTGCAGGTTGCGCGGATTCCGGAGACGCTGCGGGTTCGTGAGCATCTGGATTTGTTTCGCAGTTATTATCCGAATCCGCTTTCGATGGCGGAGGTGGTGAGGATTGCGCAGCTTGATGGGATTGAAGACAAGATGTTCAGCAAGTTGAGCGGCGGGCAGAAACAGCGTGTGCTGCTTGGGCTGGCGATGTGCGGCGATCCTGATCTGGTGTTTCTGGATGAGCCGACTGTGGGGATGGATATCGAGGCGCGACGAGGCCTGTGGCAGCAGATTCGCACGCTAGCGAATCGCGGCAAGACGGTGTTGCTGACGACGCATTATCTGGAAGAGGCCGATGCTTTGGCGCATCGGATTGTCGTGCTCAGCAAGGGGAAGATCGTTAGCGAGGGAACGCCTGCCGAGATCAAGAGCGCGAGTGCGGGGCGCAAGATTCGCTGCCGTACTCGGCTTACGGCTGAGCTTCTACGTGCGCTGCCGGGTGTCACCAGTGTGGAGCAGAGCGGCGATGATGTTGTGGTTATGACTCCGCGGGCCGAGGATGTTGTGCGCGAGATGCTGCTACGCGATGAAACGTTGAGCAATCTCGAGATCTCGAGTCCGGCACTGGAAGATGCTTTTCTTGCACTTACTACTTCGAACTGAAGCTTATTACGCAATTGCAATTCGAGGAGAACACTATGTCGACTCCGACTATCGCTTATCACGTGCCACAGTCGTTTAGCTTTGCTCGCACTGCGAAAATTTTTATTAAAGAGACGAAGTACGAGTTTCTTAAGCTGCTGCGCAACCGTTCGTTTTCGCTTGCGGTTATTGGCTTTCCTATTATGTTTTATCTGCTGTTCGGCGTAAGCAATCGCGGTGTGCATAGTAGCGGAATTCACATGGCGCGGTACCTGCTGGCCGGATATGCGTGCTTTGGGTTGATCGGCGCGGCGCTGTTCGGTATTGGGGTGGGTTTGGCGGGCGAGCGGGCTGCGGGATGGCTTGAAGTGAAGCGCGCGAGCCCTATGCCACCACCTGCGTACCTTTTTGCGAAGTGCATGGGCGCTATTGTCTTTGGGCTGATTATTCTTACGGCCTTGACGGTGCTTGCGGTGACGATCGGTGGGGTCTCCGTGACCGGTTTTGAGTTGGTGAAGATGTTCGGTCTGAGCGTCGTTGGGTCGATTTCGTTTGCGAGCATGGGTTTTTTGCTGGCGCTGCTTGTTCCGGCGAATGCTGCGCCGGGCATCGTGAATTTAATCTATCTGCCGATGTCGTTTATGAGCGGGCTTTGGATGCCGATTCAATATCTGCCGCATTCGCTGCAGCGGATTGCGCCTGCTCTGCCGACGTATCATCTTGCTCAGTTGATGCTTGGGGTCTTCGGCTATGCAAATCAAAGTTCGGCGGCAAGCCATTGGTTTGGTCTTGCGGGGTTCACGATGGTGATGCTGGGAACGAGCTGGCTGATCTTCAATCGTGCGCAGCAGAATGCCTGATGCGCGTTACACTTTCGGGGAAGCGATGAGCGATAAAGATCAACTAGCGTGCGAGAGTCCGAGCATCGGTAGCCGCAGCGGTACGGGCTACATCTGGATGGCGTATTCGGTGTTCTTTTTTGTGGATCCGATCATGCGTCGTAGCCTGCGCTTCTGGCTGGTGTGCGTGGGGATCTACGCGGTCTTTCTGGCTGTCTATATCGGCTACATGCGGGCGCGTTCCACTAAGCAGCGTTATGTTCTGTTGGCTGCTTTTTATGTTCTGGGGATGGTGTCGCTTCCGATCAACTCCAGTTCGACGGCCTTCTTTGTTTATAGTGCCGCGTTCCTTCCGTTTGCCGTGGCTTCTGTACCGACTGTCATTGCAGTGATGGTGGCACAGTGCCTTGGAGTGGCGGTACAGGGTCTGGTGATGCATGTCAGTCTGATTCCGATTGCAATAACGATTTTCATGATCATTGTTGTGGGGACGAGCAACATCTTCGTCGCGCAGCAGAAGCGCTCGCAGCACAGGTTGCGAGTGGCGCATGACGAGATCGAGCGGCTGGCTGCGCTGGCAGAGCGAGAGCGGATTGCGCGCGACCTGCATGATGTTCTGGGGCATACGCTGTCGGTGATTGTGTTGAAGTCGGAGCTGGCGGGACGGCTGGTGGAACGCGATCCGCAGCGTGCGGCGCAGGAGATTGGCGATGTGGAGAAGACTGCGAGGACCGCGCTGAAGGAGGTGCGCGAGGCAATTGGAGGGTATCGGTCGCAGGGGCTCGCCGCTGAGGTGGAGATGGCGCGCAATACGCTGCAGACTGCTGGTGTGGCGATGGCTTGCGAGTCGCCGGTGCCGAAGCTGACGTCGGAGGAGGAGACGGTGCTGTGCCTGGCACTGCGTGAGGCCGTCACGAATATTGTTCGCCACGCTCATGCGACGCAGTGCCGGATGCGCTTCGCTACGACGGAGGACCGCTTCCACTCGCTACAAGTGGAGGACGATGGCCCTCATCCAATAAAGCAGGAAGGCAATGGGCTGCGTGGAATGCGGGAGAGGGTGCAGTCGCTGGGTGGGCGCTTCTCGATCAATAGCGAACATGGCACGACGCTGTTAGTGGAGCTTCCGGTCAGGACAACTTCGACTACAGGTGTGGTGCAGTGATGGCTGAGATCCGGGTTGTGATTGCAGAAGATCAAGGGATGGTGCTGGGAGCGCTGGCTGCATTGCTGGATCTGGAGGCGGACATCTGCGTTGTCGCTCGCGCTGCCAATGGGCGGGCTGCGTTGGATGCGGTCGCGAGTTGCTCGCCTGACGTTCTGGTCACCGACATTGAGATGCCGAGGATGACGGGACTTGAGTTGGCTGCTGCGTTGAAGACAAGCCATCCTGAGGTGCGGACGATTATTCTGACGACGTTTGCGCGGCCTGGATATCTGCGGCGCGCGATGGATGCGGGGGCAAGAGGCTATCTGCTGAAGGACAGGCCGGCTGCTGAGTTAGCAGATGCGGTTCGGCGCGTGCATCAAGGGCTGCGCGTGGTTGATCCGGCACTCGCTGCGGAGGCGTGGAGTGCGGAAGCTGATCCGT encodes:
- the gluQRS gene encoding tRNA glutamyl-Q(34) synthetase GluQRS; translation: MTTKNNANRYVGRLAPSPTGLLHVGHAATFWAAHERAREYNGRLLLRNEDLDPQRSKVEFVEAMVEDLAWLGIEWEPPMISQSERRELYRAAFERLLEAGFVYPCRCSRKDLARMMHAPHEDVDDELVYDGRCRPAGEALSRSLVPEMNYRFRVSDGEVVRFVDGDVGAQNFTARVDFGDFLVWRKDGLPSYQLACVVDDAAMGITEVVRGTDLLKSTARQILLQRALGLGGVEYFHTRLMVDEHGVRLAKRHDALAIRTLREHGLSREDVLAMAG
- a CDS encoding ABC transporter ATP-binding protein; amino-acid sequence: MPATALIRETEIERYASAIEPQQAVATLTGVTKRYGDTLALDELNLALRAGEVVALLGPNGAGKSTAVRLLLGLIAPTAGTARVFGGDPQTPSTRLRVGAMLQVARIPETLRVREHLDLFRSYYPNPLSMAEVVRIAQLDGIEDKMFSKLSGGQKQRVLLGLAMCGDPDLVFLDEPTVGMDIEARRGLWQQIRTLANRGKTVLLTTHYLEEADALAHRIVVLSKGKIVSEGTPAEIKSASAGRKIRCRTRLTAELLRALPGVTSVEQSGDDVVVMTPRAEDVVREMLLRDETLSNLEISSPALEDAFLALTTSN
- a CDS encoding ABC transporter permease; this translates as MSTPTIAYHVPQSFSFARTAKIFIKETKYEFLKLLRNRSFSLAVIGFPIMFYLLFGVSNRGVHSSGIHMARYLLAGYACFGLIGAALFGIGVGLAGERAAGWLEVKRASPMPPPAYLFAKCMGAIVFGLIILTALTVLAVTIGGVSVTGFELVKMFGLSVVGSISFASMGFLLALLVPANAAPGIVNLIYLPMSFMSGLWMPIQYLPHSLQRIAPALPTYHLAQLMLGVFGYANQSSAASHWFGLAGFTMVMLGTSWLIFNRAQQNA
- a CDS encoding sensor histidine kinase encodes the protein MSDKDQLACESPSIGSRSGTGYIWMAYSVFFFVDPIMRRSLRFWLVCVGIYAVFLAVYIGYMRARSTKQRYVLLAAFYVLGMVSLPINSSSTAFFVYSAAFLPFAVASVPTVIAVMVAQCLGVAVQGLVMHVSLIPIAITIFMIIVVGTSNIFVAQQKRSQHRLRVAHDEIERLAALAERERIARDLHDVLGHTLSVIVLKSELAGRLVERDPQRAAQEIGDVEKTARTALKEVREAIGGYRSQGLAAEVEMARNTLQTAGVAMACESPVPKLTSEEETVLCLALREAVTNIVRHAHATQCRMRFATTEDRFHSLQVEDDGPHPIKQEGNGLRGMRERVQSLGGRFSINSEHGTTLLVELPVRTTSTTGVVQ
- a CDS encoding DNA-binding response regulator, yielding MAEIRVVIAEDQGMVLGALAALLDLEADICVVARAANGRAALDAVASCSPDVLVTDIEMPRMTGLELAAALKTSHPEVRTIILTTFARPGYLRRAMDAGARGYLLKDRPAAELADAVRRVHQGLRVVDPALAAEAWSAEADPLSDRERQILQRAGDGKSSTEIATELHLSDGTVRNYLSEAIAKLGAANRVDAARIARAKGWL